A single genomic interval of Acidobacteriota bacterium harbors:
- a CDS encoding SagB/ThcOx family dehydrogenase: protein MKHTMSTVIALTLFLVAGAWAQEEPEPSIGPQFHFQTSYGDEGFKGDDITQGKEVPLYKQYEGAIKMILPAPAPGGMSLEQALQKRQSVRSFEKKPVTLAQLSRLLLSADGITRRRGDFDFRSAPSAGALYPMEIYVVAANVESLPAGLYHFQVSDSSLELVREGDLSREAHEAAFEQDCVGSSPVTLILAARFDRVTRKYSDRGYRYAYMESGAVCQNIYLEAASLGLGTVVAGAFSDDAVNALVGVNGHEEAVLLIMPVGYPSGR, encoded by the coding sequence ATGAAGCATACTATGTCCACCGTTATCGCCCTCACCCTCTTCCTCGTCGCCGGTGCGTGGGCGCAGGAGGAGCCGGAACCGTCCATCGGACCGCAGTTCCACTTCCAAACCAGCTACGGCGACGAAGGATTCAAGGGCGACGATATCACGCAGGGCAAAGAGGTCCCGCTCTACAAACAATACGAAGGAGCCATCAAGATGATACTGCCGGCACCAGCCCCCGGGGGCATGAGCCTCGAACAGGCGTTGCAGAAACGCCAATCCGTCCGCTCGTTTGAGAAAAAGCCGGTCACGCTCGCACAGCTTTCGCGGCTTCTGCTCTCGGCCGACGGCATCACGCGGCGGCGCGGCGATTTCGATTTCCGCTCGGCCCCCTCGGCCGGGGCGCTCTACCCGATGGAGATTTATGTTGTGGCGGCCAACGTCGAGTCCCTGCCGGCCGGGCTGTACCATTTCCAGGTCTCTGACAGCAGCCTTGAGCTGGTCAGAGAAGGCGATCTCAGCCGTGAAGCGCACGAGGCCGCGTTTGAGCAGGACTGCGTGGGCAGCTCCCCGGTCACGCTCATCCTGGCCGCCCGGTTTGACCGCGTGACCCGCAAGTACTCCGATCGCGGTTACCGGTACGCGTACATGGAATCGGGCGCGGTGTGCCAGAATATCTATCTGGAAGCTGCCTCGCTCGGTCTGGGCACGGTGGTGGCCGGGGCGTTCAGCGACGATGCCGTCAACGCACTGGTGGGTGTCAACGGGCACGAGGAAGCCGTGCTGCTGATTATGCCGGTCGGGTACCCGTCGGGCCGGTAA
- a CDS encoding error-prone DNA polymerase — protein sequence MNYTELHCHSNFSFLDGASHPEALVERAYQLGYPALALTDHNGLYGIVRFSQAALSKGIKPIFGAEITLDDDHHLLLLVKNPTGYANLSRLLSEAQLKSKKGEARVTRDLLDGHREGIIALSGCMLGEIPKALLDGNTNDARRAAARYRELFGRDNFYLELQHHNLPMHQTVCAGLARLGRALDIPLVATNNAHYAAPEDRPLQDVLTCIRHHTTLDDARDLLYPNAERYLKSAEQMSRQFARLPEAIENTQAITEQCWFMLRDLKTSLPDFPTPDGQSTRACLRHLTYRGAKKRYGELTAEVVNQLEHELRLINKLDLTGYFLIVRDIARFCNENGILCQGRGSAANSAVCYCLEITAVDPIRLRLLFERFISEERSEPPDIDIDIANNRREEVIQYVYNKYGREHAAMVCEVITYRGRSAVRDIAKVLGFSLEETGKLAKLLDHYSNSKELEERVRETRLNTDNKRVRLLIDLCRRIRRFPRHLGIHVGGMIITKKPLTQIVPIENATMPDRSVIQWDKDDTGEVRLVKIDLLGLGMLSLIDTAFKMIEKHRGIRIDPAGLTYDDPKVYDLVCSADTVGIFQIESRAQMNTLPRHRPRCFYDLVVEVALIRPGPIQGDMVHPYLRRRNGEEKVTYPHSSLEPILKRTLGVPLFQEQGMQIAVAAAGFTPSQADELRRAMGHKRSKEKMDALKERLIVGMLANGIDEQAACRIFVQMAAFADFGFAESHAASFALLVYVSAFLKVYYPQEFYCALLNSQPMGFYSPSTIVYEARQRGIRMLGVDVSTSRWDCTVEGDKVRLGFRYVKSLGPAAKEKIEYELEKGPFVSPADFVFRTRLDQDCFEQLALIGAFRCFGLTRRQALWEILSLSRKSDDELSLTVPEESFRLLRPMALGERLAADFRGMELSTGPHPMALLRRRLEREGILSSNDLKTVPGRRTVRVAGVVVIRQRPVTARGFLFVTLEDETGFANIVVKPNYMQRCRRAIVYSKALVVRGTVEKKDGVINVIGCEFTPLRMTRNLDTPRSRDFR from the coding sequence ATGAACTATACCGAACTGCATTGCCATTCCAACTTCTCTTTTCTCGACGGTGCCTCGCATCCGGAGGCCCTGGTCGAGCGGGCGTATCAACTGGGATATCCCGCGCTGGCGCTGACCGACCACAACGGCCTGTACGGCATCGTGCGGTTCAGCCAGGCAGCGCTGAGCAAAGGAATCAAACCGATCTTCGGGGCCGAAATAACACTCGATGACGACCACCACCTGCTGCTGCTGGTAAAGAACCCCACGGGGTACGCCAACCTCTCCCGGCTTCTCTCCGAAGCACAGCTAAAGAGCAAAAAGGGAGAAGCCAGGGTCACCCGGGACCTTCTCGACGGCCATCGCGAGGGGATAATTGCGTTGTCCGGCTGTATGCTCGGTGAAATCCCGAAGGCGCTCCTGGACGGAAACACGAACGATGCCCGGAGGGCGGCCGCACGGTACCGCGAACTGTTCGGCCGGGACAACTTTTACCTCGAACTGCAACATCACAATCTTCCGATGCACCAGACGGTGTGCGCCGGGCTGGCCAGGCTCGGCAGGGCGCTTGACATCCCGCTGGTGGCCACCAACAACGCCCATTACGCCGCGCCCGAGGATCGGCCGCTGCAGGACGTCCTGACCTGCATCAGGCATCACACCACGCTGGACGACGCCCGCGACCTTTTGTACCCGAACGCGGAACGGTATCTCAAGTCCGCCGAACAGATGAGCCGACAGTTCGCGCGCCTGCCGGAAGCAATTGAAAACACCCAGGCAATCACCGAACAATGCTGGTTCATGCTTCGTGACCTGAAAACCTCCCTGCCGGACTTCCCCACGCCCGACGGCCAGAGCACGCGCGCCTGCCTGCGACACCTGACCTACCGGGGAGCGAAAAAACGTTACGGCGAGCTCACCGCCGAGGTGGTCAACCAGCTCGAGCACGAACTGCGCCTTATCAACAAGCTCGACCTGACCGGCTATTTCCTGATCGTCCGGGACATCGCCCGCTTCTGCAACGAGAACGGCATCCTCTGCCAGGGGCGCGGCTCGGCGGCCAACTCCGCCGTCTGCTACTGTCTCGAGATCACCGCCGTCGACCCGATCAGGCTCCGGCTGCTCTTTGAACGGTTCATCTCCGAGGAACGCTCGGAGCCGCCGGATATCGATATCGACATCGCCAACAACCGCCGTGAAGAGGTCATCCAGTACGTCTACAACAAGTACGGCCGGGAACACGCCGCCATGGTGTGCGAGGTCATCACCTACCGCGGCCGCTCGGCCGTGCGCGACATCGCCAAGGTGCTCGGCTTTTCCCTCGAAGAAACCGGCAAACTGGCCAAACTGCTGGACCACTACTCGAACAGCAAAGAACTCGAAGAACGGGTCCGCGAAACCCGGCTGAACACCGACAACAAGCGGGTCCGCCTGCTGATCGACCTCTGCCGCAGGATCAGGCGTTTCCCCCGCCACCTGGGCATCCACGTCGGCGGCATGATCATCACCAAAAAACCTCTCACACAGATCGTCCCGATTGAAAACGCCACCATGCCCGACCGGAGCGTCATCCAGTGGGACAAGGACGACACCGGCGAGGTCCGGCTGGTCAAGATCGACCTCCTGGGGCTCGGCATGCTCTCCCTCATCGACACCGCCTTTAAGATGATCGAAAAACATCGCGGTATCCGCATCGACCCGGCCGGGCTCACCTATGACGATCCGAAAGTGTACGACCTGGTCTGCTCCGCCGACACGGTGGGTATTTTCCAGATCGAATCGCGCGCCCAGATGAACACCCTGCCGCGCCACCGGCCGCGATGTTTCTACGACCTCGTGGTCGAGGTGGCCCTGATCCGCCCCGGACCTATCCAGGGAGACATGGTCCACCCGTACCTTCGGCGGCGAAACGGCGAAGAAAAAGTCACCTACCCGCACTCGTCGCTGGAACCGATCCTCAAACGCACCCTCGGCGTGCCGCTTTTCCAGGAACAGGGGATGCAGATAGCGGTGGCCGCCGCCGGGTTCACCCCGTCGCAGGCCGACGAACTCCGCCGCGCTATGGGACACAAACGCTCCAAAGAAAAAATGGACGCCCTCAAAGAACGGCTCATCGTGGGAATGCTGGCAAACGGCATCGACGAACAGGCCGCGTGCAGGATCTTCGTGCAAATGGCGGCCTTTGCCGATTTCGGCTTTGCCGAATCACACGCCGCCTCCTTCGCCCTGCTGGTGTACGTCTCGGCCTTCCTCAAAGTGTACTACCCGCAGGAATTCTACTGCGCCCTGCTCAACTCACAGCCGATGGGCTTTTACTCCCCCTCGACGATTGTCTACGAAGCCCGCCAGCGCGGTATCCGGATGCTTGGTGTCGACGTCTCCACGTCACGCTGGGACTGCACGGTGGAAGGCGACAAAGTCCGGCTGGGGTTCCGCTATGTCAAATCGCTCGGCCCGGCGGCTAAGGAAAAAATCGAATACGAACTGGAGAAAGGTCCGTTTGTCTCCCCGGCTGATTTTGTCTTTCGCACCCGGCTGGACCAGGACTGTTTTGAGCAACTCGCCCTTATCGGCGCCTTTCGCTGTTTCGGCCTGACCCGCCGCCAGGCGCTCTGGGAAATCCTCTCCCTGTCGCGGAAGTCCGATGACGAACTCTCCCTGACCGTGCCCGAAGAGAGCTTCCGCCTGTTGCGGCCGATGGCGCTCGGCGAACGGCTGGCCGCCGATTTCAGGGGCATGGAACTCTCCACCGGGCCGCACCCCATGGCGCTGCTGCGACGGCGGCTCGAACGCGAAGGCATTCTCTCGTCGAACGACCTGAAAACCGTGCCGGGACGTCGGACCGTCCGCGTGGCCGGGGTGGTGGTTATCCGCCAGCGTCCGGTCACCGCCAGGGGATTCCTGTTTGTCACGCTGGAGGACGAGACCGGCTTTGCCAACATCGTCGTCAAGCCGAACTACATGCAGCGTTGTCGCCGTGCGATTGTCTATTCCAAAGCGCTGGTGGTCAGGGGCACGGTGGAGAAAAAGGACGGTGTGATCAACGTCATCGGCTGCGAGTTCACGCCGTTACGAATGACCCGGAACCTCGACACGCCCAGGTCGAGGGATTTCAGGTAG
- a CDS encoding DUF2723 domain-containing protein, translating to MHATGQGHLPPGLSYVRLFRARVAWATSGTVVVLSVVVYWLTAFRTFTWWNSAEYSLAAVTLGTPSPPGSLLVTVLGWIVTKLPLGIPDLFRLNLFAAAAAAITVGLVSLIATERLIGAAVQRRPLVERRSLITGSVGVAVGALTFAFSQTLWTYAVKLTPYVFTALFTALILWALFRWSERAYDPSAARRLFLVTLLFGLDLSVHRTNFLLFPGLFVWVLLGNPRTYLSIRSWLYGFCGLVLGLAGHLLLIPLAARNPFLNMADPSNWSRFYDYVSLRMAGGGWLVELYPRKADFLQVQVMDWVNGFAANFCTFDSSIVPALLALVGLVWLWRRNWRPACGLTVLFLLSSLGAVVYFNVPADFFRSMYRHYLPSFVIISVWIACGAGAIVYYAARMTGRLRVYATMLAVIVIAVAAGRQVKLNFAPVDGSNRSFAYDFAMNVFESLPEKAIVFVAGDNDTFPLWCLQGTRGVRPDVTVVNLPLLNTSWYVKQLVSRDSTFPLSSDDLSAVVPLAWRDTTITVPTGGDPTAPGLSDETAVPDSVYFQVPPSFQSGVLMGSDRLILRMISQNRWQRPVFFAITTGSQFCSWVQPYLRLEGLVRRLVPVSDGPAVTGPLRENVLSRYVYNGYADSAVWLDDVSRSMAVNYYAGFIALATAEKARGDTAACQEVRRRMLELLPPDRLVPPPNIRRLIDVVCGRDEPG from the coding sequence ATGCACGCTACGGGGCAGGGACATCTTCCGCCCGGTCTCTCCTATGTTCGGCTCTTCAGGGCGAGAGTTGCCTGGGCGACCTCAGGAACGGTCGTGGTGCTGTCGGTTGTTGTTTACTGGCTGACGGCCTTCAGGACGTTCACGTGGTGGAACTCGGCAGAGTATTCGCTGGCCGCCGTCACTCTCGGAACGCCGTCTCCTCCCGGTTCGCTGCTCGTAACCGTGCTCGGCTGGATCGTGACAAAGCTTCCTCTGGGCATTCCGGATCTGTTTCGTCTGAACCTGTTTGCGGCTGCAGCGGCGGCGATTACGGTGGGGCTGGTGTCCCTGATTGCCACCGAGCGACTTATAGGCGCGGCAGTGCAGAGGAGGCCGCTGGTCGAGAGGCGTTCTTTGATAACCGGGTCCGTCGGCGTGGCCGTCGGCGCCCTGACCTTTGCTTTCAGCCAGACTCTGTGGACGTACGCGGTCAAGTTGACTCCCTACGTCTTCACGGCCCTGTTTACCGCTCTTATTCTATGGGCTCTCTTTCGGTGGTCGGAACGTGCGTATGACCCGAGCGCAGCCCGGCGGCTGTTCCTGGTTACGTTGCTGTTCGGCCTCGACCTGAGCGTTCATCGCACCAACTTTTTGCTTTTCCCGGGCCTGTTCGTCTGGGTGCTGCTGGGCAACCCACGAACGTACCTCTCGATTCGATCCTGGCTTTACGGCTTCTGCGGACTGGTCCTGGGTCTGGCCGGGCACCTGCTGCTGATTCCCCTGGCCGCCAGAAACCCTTTCCTGAACATGGCCGATCCGAGCAACTGGTCGCGTTTCTACGACTACGTGTCACTCCGCATGGCTGGCGGCGGCTGGCTTGTGGAGCTGTATCCCCGCAAAGCGGATTTCCTGCAGGTGCAGGTGATGGACTGGGTAAACGGTTTCGCGGCCAACTTCTGCACCTTTGACAGCAGCATCGTACCGGCTCTCCTGGCCCTGGTCGGCCTAGTCTGGTTGTGGCGCAGAAACTGGCGCCCCGCCTGCGGCCTCACCGTGCTCTTTCTTCTGTCGAGCCTCGGGGCGGTCGTGTATTTCAACGTCCCTGCCGATTTCTTTCGATCCATGTACCGGCATTACCTGCCTTCATTTGTCATCATCTCCGTGTGGATTGCCTGCGGCGCGGGGGCTATTGTATACTATGCGGCCAGGATGACCGGCCGGCTACGAGTTTACGCCACGATGCTGGCGGTGATCGTCATAGCCGTCGCCGCGGGCAGGCAGGTGAAGCTGAATTTTGCGCCTGTCGACGGATCGAATCGCTCGTTCGCTTACGATTTCGCCATGAACGTTTTTGAGAGTCTGCCGGAGAAGGCGATTGTTTTTGTCGCTGGAGACAACGACACGTTTCCCCTCTGGTGCCTGCAGGGGACCAGGGGGGTCAGGCCGGACGTGACCGTCGTCAACCTCCCTCTGCTCAATACATCGTGGTACGTAAAGCAACTTGTCTCTCGCGACAGCACGTTCCCCTTGTCCAGCGATGACTTGTCCGCGGTTGTGCCCCTGGCCTGGCGGGACACGACAATCACCGTGCCGACGGGCGGTGACCCGACCGCCCCGGGGCTGTCCGACGAGACCGCGGTGCCTGATTCGGTCTACTTTCAGGTGCCGCCGAGCTTCCAGAGCGGTGTTCTGATGGGCAGTGATCGGCTGATCCTGCGAATGATCAGTCAGAATCGCTGGCAACGTCCCGTGTTTTTTGCCATCACGACAGGGTCGCAGTTCTGTTCCTGGGTGCAGCCGTACCTTCGCCTCGAGGGCCTGGTAAGGCGCCTGGTGCCGGTTTCGGACGGGCCCGCGGTGACAGGACCGCTGCGGGAGAACGTGCTCTCGAGATACGTCTACAACGGTTACGCCGATTCCGCCGTTTGGCTCGATGATGTCTCCAGATCGATGGCCGTCAACTATTATGCGGGCTTTATCGCGCTGGCCACGGCTGAAAAGGCGCGCGGGGACACCGCTGCCTGTCAAGAGGTTCGGCGGCGAATGCTTGAACTGCTGCCGCCGGATCGGCTGGTGCCCCCACCCAACATCCGGCGGTTGATCGACGTGGTCTGCGGCCGGGACGAGCCCGGTTGA
- a CDS encoding DNA polymerase Y family protein, which translates to MTGERVACLLAPDFPVAVCLRADPSLRLKPAALAENDFDAAPIIAVNHAASRAGLLPDMTLAQAGTLCPGLVVRVREITREIEESNAIFKKLQRFSPFVEETSPGKFFLDAAGLTLLHRSEAAFAARIIAAIRPLGYPVKVGIAKNRFVAETAARVSGAVPYTIIPSGRERTFLENLPVADLPLSPETRAMLHDLGLKTIGQLAAFPANEMTRRFGREGTALSRLARGDDTDATFSPAEPSDDELSNEIHLVSPIYTAGAVTSYVRQLLSPLLGALGKFSRGCGCVTIMLELDNHTQQNLPVTVERPTLSVSRFLRQLLPLLAGFKLSAGVTGIKVTIPEAATLLSEQLAFSSNEKISSPERTIDSDLIYVPQLCAAILPEQKFSLAPFSPRNTDRRPRTMEDRQPADGLRACVMGNVSGLRLLQPPRRIEITTTDSRLREAGIGRHRQPIRRYHGPWELSGGWWSVDFNRLYYEIQIGDDRSSSHRQLYLVFFERTSSRWFLQGIFD; encoded by the coding sequence ATGACCGGGGAACGCGTGGCCTGTCTGCTGGCGCCTGATTTTCCGGTGGCCGTTTGTCTCCGGGCGGACCCTTCCCTTCGCCTCAAACCGGCGGCGCTGGCTGAAAACGATTTTGACGCCGCACCGATTATCGCCGTCAACCACGCGGCATCGCGTGCCGGCCTGCTGCCCGACATGACCCTTGCCCAGGCGGGTACGTTGTGTCCCGGCCTGGTGGTCAGGGTCCGCGAGATAACCAGGGAGATAGAAGAGTCAAACGCGATATTCAAAAAACTCCAGCGCTTCTCACCGTTTGTGGAGGAAACTTCTCCAGGGAAGTTCTTCCTTGACGCCGCCGGTCTTACCCTGCTGCACAGGAGCGAAGCTGCGTTTGCCGCCCGGATAATTGCAGCCATCCGTCCGCTCGGCTACCCGGTAAAGGTCGGAATCGCAAAAAACAGGTTCGTCGCCGAAACGGCCGCCAGGGTGTCCGGCGCCGTCCCGTATACGATCATCCCGTCCGGCCGTGAGCGTACGTTCCTTGAAAATCTCCCCGTTGCGGACCTCCCTCTCTCTCCGGAGACACGGGCCATGCTGCACGATCTCGGCTTGAAAACCATCGGCCAACTGGCGGCCTTCCCCGCCAACGAGATGACCCGGCGGTTCGGCCGGGAGGGAACAGCCCTGTCACGCCTGGCGCGGGGTGACGATACCGACGCCACCTTCTCCCCCGCTGAACCGTCGGACGACGAGTTGTCGAACGAAATCCACCTGGTCTCCCCGATCTACACCGCCGGCGCCGTTACCTCGTACGTGAGACAACTGCTCTCTCCCCTGCTGGGCGCCCTGGGGAAGTTCAGCCGGGGGTGCGGTTGTGTTACGATCATGCTGGAACTCGATAACCACACGCAGCAGAATCTCCCGGTCACCGTCGAACGACCGACCCTGTCCGTATCGAGATTCCTCCGGCAGCTTCTCCCCTTGCTTGCCGGGTTCAAACTCTCCGCCGGTGTCACCGGCATAAAGGTTACTATTCCCGAGGCGGCGACACTGCTCTCAGAGCAACTGGCGTTTTCATCAAACGAAAAAATCAGTTCTCCCGAACGGACCATCGACTCCGACCTCATATACGTTCCCCAACTGTGTGCCGCCATCCTGCCGGAGCAGAAATTCTCCCTTGCCCCTTTCTCACCTCGAAACACGGACCGGCGCCCGCGCACTATGGAAGACCGTCAACCGGCCGACGGTCTTCGAGCCTGCGTTATGGGGAACGTTTCCGGGTTGCGTCTTCTCCAGCCGCCGCGCCGGATCGAAATAACCACCACCGACAGCCGGCTCCGGGAGGCCGGGATCGGTCGCCACCGGCAACCGATCAGGCGGTATCACGGACCGTGGGAACTCTCCGGGGGATGGTGGAGCGTCGATTTCAACCGGCTGTACTACGAGATTCAGATCGGCGATGACCGGTCTTCTTCTCACCGGCAGCTTTACCTCGTCTTTTTCGAGCGTACTTCTTCCCGCTGGTTCCTGCAGGGAATCTTTGATTGA
- a CDS encoding DJ-1/PfpI family protein: MKKAALTAVCVALAVTITRGVTIAEIKLSSKPVRQAEADNRSSCQFAIGDVGIAFAQGIAAAALEQDRVDILLLMDDGLGANYDIDDTSLSIMEQFERFGWHVTTAALSKTVERCDYSRSLGLLPRTADFLVSEIADITEYDVLCLLPGNTGLENIGNSNEALDLIRSAADSGLVVAAWCKAVRVLAAADLVNGLEITGHPDYRAEYEAAGASYQGRDHPPIIQGNIVTSVRGRYYRTAMCEAIRDALPPSVRQTSHHLSRSPELAGSVIVTSKIADHAGIASIELKVDTGNGFFTVDMFDDGNHEDGQAGDSLFGGVLPPTLDPTVCLYYLRVTDSVGVSAVDPPGAPKTTYRR, from the coding sequence ATGAAAAAAGCTGCACTAACGGCGGTTTGCGTAGCGCTCGCGGTTACGATCACCCGTGGGGTGACAATCGCGGAGATCAAGCTGTCCAGCAAGCCGGTCCGGCAGGCGGAAGCCGACAACCGGTCGTCCTGCCAATTCGCCATCGGTGACGTCGGTATAGCTTTCGCGCAGGGGATCGCTGCCGCCGCACTGGAGCAGGACCGCGTGGACATTCTACTCCTGATGGATGACGGTCTCGGAGCCAACTACGACATCGATGACACGTCGCTCAGTATCATGGAGCAATTCGAGCGGTTCGGCTGGCACGTCACAACGGCCGCCCTGTCCAAGACAGTCGAGCGGTGCGATTACAGCCGGAGTCTGGGGCTTTTGCCCCGAACGGCGGACTTCCTCGTTTCTGAAATTGCGGACATCACGGAGTACGACGTCCTGTGTCTGCTGCCGGGCAACACCGGGCTTGAGAACATAGGCAACAGCAATGAAGCTCTCGACCTTATCAGGTCAGCCGCCGACTCGGGGCTGGTGGTGGCTGCCTGGTGCAAGGCAGTACGCGTGCTGGCGGCCGCCGACCTGGTTAACGGTCTTGAAATCACAGGGCACCCGGATTACCGGGCGGAGTATGAAGCCGCCGGAGCCTCCTACCAGGGCAGAGACCACCCGCCGATTATCCAGGGCAACATAGTAACATCCGTGCGAGGCAGATACTACCGTACGGCTATGTGCGAGGCCATACGCGATGCGTTGCCGCCTTCGGTTCGGCAAACCAGCCATCACCTCTCCCGCTCTCCCGAGTTGGCCGGCTCGGTCATTGTGACGTCTAAGATCGCGGACCATGCCGGTATCGCGTCGATCGAACTGAAGGTCGACACCGGGAATGGCTTCTTCACCGTTGACATGTTCGACGACGGAAACCATGAAGACGGCCAGGCAGGTGATTCACTGTTCGGAGGAGTTCTCCCGCCGACGCTGGATCCAACGGTGTGTCTGTACTACCTGCGTGTCACCGACAGTGTCGGCGTGTCAGCAGTGGATCCACCGGGAGCACCGAAAACTACGTACCGGAGATAG
- the aceK gene encoding bifunctional isocitrate dehydrogenase kinase/phosphatase has product MTPHQKATPKHPTTTQGLAQWASECIRDAYEKYSREFARVTRRAKRRFERADWQGRYKDALERLDLNEKSLEQVNAKLRHTLGVRTTDVSLWMAVKRKYTGLITGRYDIELAETFFNSVTRKVLMTVGVNREVEYLHLEDRAQPDEPKNPIYRTYVNGAETRQLIRGILQDHDFAIRYEDIDRDAALVATEVELFLWPIVGYDRTYTVEVIRSPFYRNKVAYTVGRIRIDSQFIPFILPLYNEGTGIYVDTVLLSEAEASRVFGFAHSYFHIEIDRHDALIGFLKSILPQKPVSELYASIGCPKHGKTRFYKDLHRFVHESKEQFVIAPGKEGAVMIVFTLPDYNFVFKVIKDRPCFLRSKDITVKTISRSEVVYHYSFVCHRDRVGRMVDTLEFENLRFRRKRFSRQLLDEFRRAGTETIDIEDEHVVIHHVYVQRKVTPLPIYLATEKHPEAIRRVIIDFGYFLKDLAGTGIFPCDLFNTWNYGVTRQGRVVLFDYDDVQPLETTHFRVKPEPRDEYEETQLEENWITATPDDFFMDEIDRYSGIPKPLKGIFDIVHADLYTIAFWREMKRKLKHGELPDITPYDRRRKFRQRK; this is encoded by the coding sequence ATGACACCACATCAAAAGGCAACGCCGAAGCATCCCACGACCACGCAGGGGCTTGCTCAGTGGGCTTCGGAATGCATTCGGGACGCTTACGAAAAATACTCGCGCGAGTTCGCCAGGGTTACCCGGCGCGCCAAGCGCAGATTCGAGCGCGCCGACTGGCAGGGAAGATACAAGGATGCGCTCGAAAGGCTGGACTTGAATGAGAAGTCGCTGGAGCAGGTGAACGCGAAACTCAGGCATACCCTGGGCGTCCGGACAACCGACGTCTCGCTCTGGATGGCCGTCAAGCGCAAGTACACCGGGCTTATCACCGGCCGTTACGACATCGAGCTCGCCGAAACGTTTTTCAATTCGGTGACGAGAAAGGTCCTGATGACGGTCGGCGTCAACAGAGAGGTCGAATACTTGCACCTGGAAGACCGGGCCCAGCCGGATGAGCCGAAGAACCCGATTTACAGGACTTACGTCAACGGCGCCGAGACCAGGCAACTCATACGCGGGATTCTTCAGGACCACGACTTTGCGATCAGGTATGAGGACATCGATCGGGACGCCGCACTCGTGGCCACGGAAGTCGAGCTGTTCCTCTGGCCGATTGTAGGGTACGACAGAACATACACGGTCGAGGTTATTCGGTCTCCCTTCTACCGTAACAAGGTCGCCTACACGGTGGGGCGAATCCGCATAGATTCACAGTTTATCCCCTTCATCCTTCCGTTGTACAACGAAGGTACGGGCATATATGTCGACACCGTTCTTCTCAGTGAGGCCGAGGCCAGCCGGGTCTTCGGTTTTGCCCATTCCTATTTTCATATCGAGATTGACCGCCACGACGCGCTGATCGGCTTTCTCAAGTCGATCCTGCCGCAAAAACCCGTCTCCGAACTGTACGCGTCGATAGGCTGCCCCAAGCACGGCAAGACGCGGTTCTACAAGGATCTGCATCGGTTCGTCCACGAATCCAAAGAGCAGTTCGTCATCGCTCCGGGGAAAGAAGGCGCCGTCATGATCGTCTTCACCCTGCCCGATTACAACTTCGTGTTTAAGGTCATCAAGGACAGACCCTGCTTTCTCAGGTCAAAGGACATTACAGTGAAGACGATTTCCCGCTCCGAGGTAGTGTACCATTACAGTTTCGTCTGTCACCGCGATCGCGTCGGTCGAATGGTCGACACCCTCGAGTTTGAAAACCTGAGGTTCCGGAGGAAGCGCTTCTCAAGGCAGCTCCTCGACGAGTTCCGTCGGGCCGGCACCGAGACTATCGACATCGAGGATGAACACGTTGTCATACATCACGTGTACGTCCAGAGAAAAGTGACGCCCCTGCCGATATACCTGGCCACCGAAAAGCATCCTGAAGCCATACGCCGGGTTATCATCGACTTCGGCTACTTCCTGAAAGACCTCGCCGGCACCGGCATTTTCCCGTGCGACCTGTTCAACACGTGGAACTACGGCGTTACCCGTCAGGGAAGGGTTGTCCTGTTCGACTACGACGACGTCCAGCCGCTGGAAACTACACACTTCAGGGTCAAGCCCGAACCCCGGGACGAGTACGAGGAAACCCAGCTCGAGGAAAACTGGATCACGGCCACTCCCGACGATTTCTTCATGGATGAGATAGACAGGTATTCGGGGATCCCCAAGCCCCTCAAGGGCATTTTCGACATCGTGCACGCGGATCTGTACACCATCGCGTTCTGGCGAGAGATGAAGCGGAAGCTGAAGCACGGTGAACTGCCCGACATCACTCCCTACGACCGGCGAAGGAAGTTTCGGCAGAGAAAGTAA